The candidate division KSB1 bacterium genome segment TATCCCTACGGCTGGGGGGTCGCACCGGGTGAGGAGCCCAGGCCCGATCTGAGTGAACCTAAGGAACTGATCCGGAGGCTTAAGGAACTCAGTTACCCGATTCTCAATGTCACAGCGGGCAACCCATATTACAACCCACACGTGAATCGCCCTTACGACTTCCCGGCGGTGGGAGTTGGGGTGCCAGAAGAGCATCCACTGGAGGGCGTAGTTCGCCTGATCCAACTGGCGGCGGAAATCCAAAAAGAGTTTCCGGATCTGGCGGTTGTGGGTTCCGGATTCTCGTGGTTGCGCCACTACATGCCATACGTCGCGGCCGGGGTAGTGGCACAGGGTATGGCGACCCTCGTTGGGCAGGGAAGGGGCGCCTTTGCCTATCCCGACTCCGTCCGCGATCTTCTCGAGAAAGGCGCAATGGATCCCCACAAGGTGTGCGTCACCTGTTCGGCCTGCTCTCAGATCATGAGAGATGGCGGACGGACTGGATGTGTGGTGCGCGACAGTGCAATCTACGGGCCTGAGTATCGCGAGGCGCGCCGGCGTGCCAGAGACACCCTCCTCAAAGAAGCGCGGCGATGCCGCGACTGCGACTCACCGATGTGCCAGCTGGCCTGTCCTGCTGGAGTCGATATACCCGGTTTCATCCGGGCGTACGAGCGCGGGGATATCGCAGCTGCCTACCGGATCCTCATGCAGCGCAACCTGTTTCCCGAAATGTGCGCCCTATGCTGCCCTGTTGAGGTGCTGTGCGAGGGCGCGTGCGTGGAAAATAGCCTCAATGCCACTCCCGTGAGCATCGCCTTGATCCAATGGGACGTGGCCAGACAAGCCAGGGAGCTCGGGATTCAGGCGCTGCAAGTACCAGAAAAGCCGAGCGGAAAGAAAGTAGCTGTTCTCGGCGCTGGACCGGCCGGCCTGGCTTGCGCGGCCCAACTTCTTCAGTTCGGCCACCGAGTGGACCTATATGAACCGCAAGCCACCATCGGCGGCTTGCCATCCTTCGTGATCCCCGAAACGCGGATCCGCAAGGCCGAGGTCGCCCGGGAAATCGATCACGTTCTCGGCGCCGCGCAGGTCCTGGGTCGGCTGAACCTCCGGTCTGGCGAAGGCCTCGGCGCGAGGAGAAAGCTGAGCTGGTTTCTGGACCGGTACGATGCCGTTTTCGTCGCCTGCGGCCTACAAAGGTCAGTGGTGCTACCGGGGGTCTCAGCCCGGCCGATCGGGGTGATAAAGGCCCTGGATTTCTTGCGGGAGATGAAGGAAAATCCCAGAGCCGTGGTTCCGCCGAGGGTAGCTGTCCTTGGGGGAGGCAACACCGCCATGGACGCGGCGGTGGTTGCTGCGCAACGCGGGGCCACCGACGTCTATTTGGTGTATCGCCGCTCCTTTCAAGAATTACCTGCCTGGCCCTCCGAAAGGGACAAGGCCATCGCCGCCGGAGTACATTTCTTGATCCTGAGCCAGCCCGTAGATTACGTTTCAGCCGACGGTCGGCTGGCCGGGGTCCGAATTGTGCGCACGATGCTCCGTGAGCCCGACGCCTCCGGAAGGCGGCGACCCGTGCCGATCGCAGGGAGCGACTACGTCCTTGCCGTAGAGATGGCCATCGAAGCTCTGGGACAGCGTCTCGACGAGGAAACACAGGCAGCGCTGGAGGAGCTCGAACTGACACCCGATGGCCTTGTGCGGGTAGACGAGCACTTTCGTACGAGTAGGGAGGGGGTCTTCGCAGGGGGCGATGCGGTGAACGGTGGCACCACTGTGGTCCGCGCCGTGTCCGAGGGGATGCGGGCGGCAGAGGCAATCCACGACTATCTGTCACCCAAAGATTAAGCTCTCACACACTCACCGTGTGCGCAGGGATGGGACGTAAAGCGAGCAGGGAGGAACGCTGTGGAAAAGGAGTGGATCGAGCTGGGTGGGAAGCGCTTCCCT includes the following:
- a CDS encoding FAD-dependent oxidoreductase; this encodes YPYGWGVAPGEEPRPDLSEPKELIRRLKELSYPILNVTAGNPYYNPHVNRPYDFPAVGVGVPEEHPLEGVVRLIQLAAEIQKEFPDLAVVGSGFSWLRHYMPYVAAGVVAQGMATLVGQGRGAFAYPDSVRDLLEKGAMDPHKVCVTCSACSQIMRDGGRTGCVVRDSAIYGPEYREARRRARDTLLKEARRCRDCDSPMCQLACPAGVDIPGFIRAYERGDIAAAYRILMQRNLFPEMCALCCPVEVLCEGACVENSLNATPVSIALIQWDVARQARELGIQALQVPEKPSGKKVAVLGAGPAGLACAAQLLQFGHRVDLYEPQATIGGLPSFVIPETRIRKAEVAREIDHVLGAAQVLGRLNLRSGEGLGARRKLSWFLDRYDAVFVACGLQRSVVLPGVSARPIGVIKALDFLREMKENPRAVVPPRVAVLGGGNTAMDAAVVAAQRGATDVYLVYRRSFQELPAWPSERDKAIAAGVHFLILSQPVDYVSADGRLAGVRIVRTMLREPDASGRRRPVPIAGSDYVLAVEMAIEALGQRLDEETQAALEELELTPDGLVRVDEHFRTSREGVFAGGDAVNGGTTVVRAVSEGMRAAEAIHDYLSPKD